Genomic window (Clarias gariepinus isolate MV-2021 ecotype Netherlands chromosome 4, CGAR_prim_01v2, whole genome shotgun sequence):
GGACTGAGAAATGTTTTGGAAGTGATGGCAGAGAAAGCTCATACTCCAAAAACCCAAATCCGCTCTGAACAAATGGAATGAGTGTAGCAGTCAGAAAGTTTTTGAAATCAGTTgtgtatctactgtacatggACACACTACAAACATACAAGTATTTTGAGTTATGATGCTTTTGAAGAGAGGTTTAGAtggataaaataagaaaaaatagagATATGAGCAAATCAGGTAGAATCATTTGCAAAAGCTTTAAACATGCTTAAAAAGTATAATTtcctaattaaaatttattattgtgcAGCACAATGTCGCTTCACAGTAGCAGCCTCTACCATTATCGCGTCTCCACATTGATGGCTCCTAAATATCTCCTTTCAACATGAGAGAGACGCTGCGGGCCTATATAAGTTCAAAGTGGCGTTTCCAGGAACTGTGGAAAACGGTTGCTGTGAGATTAGTCCAGTCAGGGTTTAGCTTTCAGCGTCCTGCAGGGAAGGGCTAGAGGATGGTGGAGCTCTTACTTTTCTCTTCGCAGATCCTTACTCAGCACATAGCACACTCAGCCTGTCTCATACTGCCCCAGACTTTGTGTATCTCTGtgtcctcccacacacacatactctgtCTTACCTTTAGTCACTtcgttaaattttacaaataggCCATTCTTAGTGCAGTTAGTTATCCAGCCCAAAAGTGTAAACCCAAATTGGTATTCTTTACCTTGCAGGTCTgttaatgcataaataaaggAACTCTGCCTGTCTGCATTTCATTCCAGGAGGAACACGGTGAGGGGAGCCCGTGATCGTACACTGACAGACAGGAGTTGCTCCTGAGGAGGGACGAACTCTGAAAGGGAATTTAGCAGTATGAGTGGGGGGGAAAATCACACAGCTACAGACAAGAGGAAATATACTGTTGTCACTCCCACACAGTCTCAAGATCATCTGCTCATAAAAACCTTTAAGGAACTTTTTTTCACACTACTCACTACTCTAAGCGCGTTGGAATATTCAGAGGTATACTATACTTCTGTTTTCTTTCCCAGCTGCAGAAAAGTGTTGGGTAGTGTCAGTGGGTTGGACGCCACGACTGAGGTTTTCTCAAATGCCGGCTGAGTAGACAGCAGGAGCATCCGTCCTTATTCTCTGTTGTTTTTGGCCTGGGCTTAGAAGTTCCTCCCCTGCACATTATGCTCCcccctccaacacacacacacacacactcacacctcaGCTTGTCACACCACCCTTCCTCACTctttatcctacacacacagctgcagcacTTTTTCTGACCctgactgatacacacacacacacacacacacacacaccacacacacacacccttaggCACACAGTTGTTCATACAGGAACATACACAGAACATCACTGACCATAAAGAATTCTaagaaatcttttaaaaattctgagatatatttctgtatatattttaacctTGCATTCATGAATCATCTTAAAGCTCATATTTTATGACTGCATGACTGCCTCTGATGCTCCTGAAACACTGCCAAGTGTTCTGTGCTACTTTCATTTGCTGAGAGCAATTGGTTTCTGCATTTGGTTTCTGATAAAAGTGATCAAGAGTCCCCCCGCACCCGCCCCAACCTCTAATTTTAGTGAATCCAGGAAATAGTATACATTGGAATGCAAGAATTTCATCAAATAAAGCAGTGTAGCACCAGGAGGATTAACTCTGTGTGTTATTTTACCGTCTATTGTCATGCAATTTATTATTCTTCTATTACGGTTACGGTAATTGCAGTTACTTTCACATTTTGTGGtattttatgactttttctTGGGTGAAACCTTGTATTTCTGTATTTGTAATGGCTTCATTTCTTGATTACATTAGAAACACATAACTTTAGGCCCACCTGCAAATATCGTTTGGCCAACATAATTAGCCAAAATTAAAGCAACAGTGAAAAATCCCTTAATAAATCATATtgtattctttaaaataaaaaaggcacttataaatatgatttttatattaatgaacttctaacaaacaaacaaaaaattatctgaaatgtaaatgtttgtacAGTGGGGGTTGTGTTCGGAGATAGTATTTTTGACTATGAATGTAAATGCAGACATGCACAATTAATTGCTCATTTTAAATTGCTCAGTTTTTGCAGCTAGTTAATCAAATATGTAATATTAGTCCGCAGGGTGgtgcggtggtgtagtggttagcactgtgacctcacaCTTTCATGGTGGATCCTTGAGTTTAATGCCAGCCTTAGGTCTGTGcacatggtgtttgcatgtgctcctgtgttttttgtgttttctctaGGTACTCCAGTTGCTtaccacaatccaaagacacgcagattagATTAActgtcattcccaaattgcctgtagtgcatgcaatgcaatggattggcaccctttccagggtgtaccacatcttatgccctaagtctttTGAGatgaggctccaggcccccatgacccgGTACACAAGATAAGCAGTATAAACGATGTTAAGATAAAGCGTTGTGCATGAGGTAGATTTGTTTTTACATCAACCTTAGTACCAGAGCAACTCATGAACCTTGATGCACCTTTAAAACTTGCAGATGTATTTTGTAGTGATGTTCACATGTTTTTCTTGTCCCACAGCAATTTTATGAATTATTCAGTGATATTATAACAATTGGCCAAGTTTGAGCTTCCTGTAGAACACAAAGCTGCTATTACATTATGTTAAATATCAATCTCTAAAACTAGCAAAACACAATTTTCCATGACTTACTTACAAAAGTGCAAAAAACAACCGTATTAAGGTTTTTAATGCTATTAACGATATATGAATcactgttatttatatatatatatatatatatatttttttttttttttttactatacatATTGTGCTTTATTCTAGGTAAAGGTGTAAGTATCAGTGATGACAAATTGATTTGTGTAAGAGTCAGTTTAAAAGAGCtccaaattaattataaatattattgccTTTATTCAGATCAGACAAGTTcacaattaatttattcaaactTGTCTAATCTTCATGCAGTTTCCCCATTCCTCTTTGCAGACGGCCTCTATCAGTACTGATATACTGTCTGAGTGCAGTCTGTTTGAGTTTAGCTCTTTACATAGATTTAAGCAAAATTGTGCCAGTCACATCTGGATCACTGTCACCTTTCTTGCTTGGTAGAAGatactgtaagtatttttaGGAGAGGCTTCACATTGAGGATGTGCTCTGACTGTAAAGGAATGCCATCCTGAACTGGAACTTGACCCTGTCAGTCCATCACTTAGGGCCTCCtgcatttcacttcatttaaCAGCAAATTGGTCTTTTTAACCAGTCTTGTGCTTGAACACCTCCTTAATTCCTGATGCTTGTATGCAGGAATATGTATGTTAATTATTGTTAAAGCATACTGAAATGTCCggatacttttttttccccttcatagGTGAATTGATCAATGAAGAAGCAGTTAATTCCACACCTCAGCTGATACATAATAAAGCAAATAGTGAGGCTTTCATTGATAGGCTCTGGCTCCAGGAGATTTGGCTGCGCACATGCTGTTTAGGGAGAGGCTGTGAAATATTTGGCTCCTGAACTCCTCCTGGCTTTAGAGTCAGTACATGAATCATCATCACTAACTTAGTCGGAGTCAAAAAACCCTCTTGTTCACTCACAAGTCATAAACAGAGAAGCTGATCTTTTATGACATGTGGTGTTTAGCATACAGAATTTATCCAGCATACTTTGTGGCTTGTAAAAATCTACAAGTATTATCCTTGAAGAAAGAAAGCCAAGGTCTTTTTTAAAACTCCTCATCAATCTACACGGCATTTGTGAGTAGTATAGAAATGTGGTGAGTTGGGTAAAGAGGCAGACAATGTACATTATTCACAGTAAAGTTTATTTCACAGGAACTGTATAAATCCCTATGGTATCAAAGCATGCCAGAAAAGGgtttttgtactgtattgtacaTGCAACCATGTCAACACAAAGATTTCTACCTACAACACAACCTGTCTTTACCTATCATACAGAATAGGCTTTATACTCTTTGTTTATGTTAGACTCAAACCCTCATGATATCATGCCATCATCATTTTGGATACTTAAtctagctttctttttttttttactcgaaTTAAGTTTCTTTCTGGCAGGTCATGGTTTGATTATTTTCATCACACCATCTTCACTTCAAATTAAATACCTTATAATAAAGTAGGAAGCATTAAAGAATTGTAATTATATTatctatttaaaatgtcattttataacaatataaatgaaaatgatgaacaGACAAAAATTGTGAAGTTTTGCAATGACTGTCTTTGTCTTCAGACCTTATTTTGATAAATGCAGTGGATTATACCTGGAAGATTTATAGGACTTGTCAAATAGAATAGGCAGAAACTGGCCTGTTGATGTCTGAGATATGCAGACggatacaaatacaaaaaaatacaaaaactaatGTGGATTGCAGTTAAAAGGACAGGGTATTAGAAtatgtttgtattgtttttttgtagaaaTATATTTGCATGCAACTCTACTGCCATTACACTATTTTTTGCTATCATGATATTAAAGACACTAAACTTCGTATACATGCCTTTGCACCAAGATGTGCGTTAAAACAGAATACTAGGCTCCTACAAAGTACGCAGTGTAGGGCGCACGATTTATCCACATGCCTGCTAGTAAGATGGATAGTATGAAAAGTGTTTGACACGCGCTCTCTTACCCCTCCTTCTCACGTAGCGGCCTACGCTTCCTTGGCCAATCACATCCCTCTCCTCCAGCTATAAGAGCGCCCCAAGTTTTTGTCCctagtaaacttttttttttcagtcttgcAAAACCTGgataattttgttgttgttaaattttTCCTACAATACAAAGCACATCATTCCAGCGCTCCCTAATGAGGGAATAAACTCTTGACGCGCCTCGGAAGTAAAGCGATGCCCGACGAAGCTGTGCAAGACGGCTCCAGCTGCCCCGTGTCTCCGGCGGACAGCGTTCCGAGCAGCAGCGAAGGCGAGCTCGAGCGGCACACCAAGAAGAGCGCGCGGAAAAGACGTTCGAGCCGCAAGGACGCAGAGGACTCGGACAGCTCCGTGCCGGGGAAACGAGGAAAGAAGTCGTGCAGTGGAAGCGGGGGAAGCAGCGGCAGCCCACCGTCTCTCGAGGAACTTCACTCACAGCGTGTCATGGCTAACGTGCGCGAGCGGCAGAGGACGCAGTCCCTGAACGAGGCCTTCGCCGCGCTGCGTAAGATCATCCCCACGCTCCCTTCTGACAAGCTCAGCAAGATCCAGACACTTAAGCTCGCCGCGCGCTACATCGACTTCCTGTACCAGGTGCTGCAGAGCGACGAACTCGACTCAAAGATGGCAAGCTGCAGCTACGTGGCCCACGAGCGCCTCAGCTACGCGTTCTCCGTCTGGCGCATGGAGGGCGCGTGGTCCATGTCGGCGTCTCACTAGCGCGCGCCACAAACCCAACGCGCGTGAGACAAATCGGGGCGCTGAACGGTACGCTTGATTTATTTGttcgttttgtttgtttttttccctctacatGTAATGATTTATACACTGCACTTCATACAGGATATGTTTATGACTGGAGTAAATCACTAACCAGCCCAGGCACAGACAGTTTGAGTTTGTGTAAACACAGTTCCTGATAGTCTGTAacattatttcttaaaatatatcACTATGCATTATGTTGCCTTATCATTGAAATAGTTATTTTAAGTTACATAGGCTATgacgatttttaaaaaagtagtaAACATGTAATGCACTGGAGGTCAGGAAAAGTTGAAAGATGCATGGTTAGTCTAATGTATTTTCTGATTTACAGGTGAAAGTCAAGACAAGCATGGAGCGATGTTTGAAAACAATGCTGGATACTTTTACATAGTGGGAAAAGACTTTCATGGACGCTTTAGCAGCGGAAAGCAGAACTTTTCGGAAAGGAGGCCGCAGATGATGCCTCCTGAAACCGCCTAGCCCAAAGTTATCATTTTGACGCTGAATGTCTAAAATGTGTGTCACGATGCGCACCTTTACCACATGAACAGCAGAAACCGCAAACTGCATCCAGGAACTAGTTCCGAAGATTTCTTTTGGTACTGAAGTGAATTAGGACGTGGAGTTcgaactttatttatttattattgacaCGAGTTGTCAAATGTGCCAATTGTGTTTGTGTCAAAAATGAATccctatttttattacttttgtaaataattgtgcatttctgtaataaaagtgacaaatgaaaaaaaaaatcttttgttttGGTAAATGAAAATCCGCTTGACTTAGAACAGTACtatacagatacagtatgtttgataATTTTTCTGGTTTCCAGAACATAAATACTAATACTATagtgacttattattattattattattattattattattgttgttgttgttgttgttaataataataataataagtattattattattatttttattattgccaataagtaattttttgttagcatataaattattattattattattattattattattattattatataagtaCATTGTAATCCGACATGTAAATCACTAAGAAATTCCTTAGTGGATGCTATATGTAATTAACAGCAAAGCATAATTTTAACTGTTACTTAAGCCTTTGaaaagtgtttaatttattatcggAGGTAGTGAAATCAGACTATTGCACTATTATTTACTCCTCTGCAGGTAATACCTAGTCATTTCTGGACTGTATATACAGGCTCTGTATAGTCATGATATTTTAGACGCTATTTCAGTTCGTAACCGTTCAAATATACAGACATTAAACTACTAATGTCAATAAGAGCAATACATTTTTCGCTTATGGTATTTTAAAGCCATTTATAGGTCAGTTTATTGGTAATGTTTAGTTTTGTGTCACATATTATTGTCGTGATAACTTTCCCAGTTTCCGTTTAATTATCGTTCAATATAAAAAGACGCAAAAATTTGACGAATATCTTAAAATAGTATAGATCATTGTTATACCTGTGCAAATCAAACAAAACACTGTCCAGCAAAGTGACGGTTTTTTAAGTTTCTATGAcgaaaaaatgtatgtatgtgtgtgtgtgcgtgtgtttacaCCAGTAAAAACGGCCTTCAGTCTGGGAAAATGCTTTCAGTTCAGTGCGCGCGTGCTAGAGTCGTTGGCCGAAAAGCGCGTGCGCGTTTGAAGGTGTGTAATTGGCCTTGGAGGCACGTACGGAATTTCCAGATGTGTATGAAACCGAAGCTGCCTTCAGCGGCCACTGGAAGGTGGACTATAGGTTAAACTCTCATGTACACACAGATTGCTCTTACAAAAGCAAGCCTAGGCCCgatattaacataaataatattacatttctcTTAGGGGAAACTCACTTcaaatgtgtttaatatattCCCATTACGGTATGTTCCATGTCATAATAACGTCACCATAAaatcatacagtaaatgtaatcAGCATATTTGTCATAATCAACATTTACTGACTCCTTTATACgacttattttaataatattcttcgtgtatatacacacatatatatataatgtgtgtgtgtgtgtgtgtgagcagatgAAACACCAGTTCATTTCCAGTTTTGAAGGTATTTGGCAGATGCACGTCCGAGGCACACGAACGCAGCTTATTTTGAACAGATGTTAGCGTTTTCGTGTCACGTGAATAGAACAGATGTTCAGGACCGCCTTTGAATTTCTTCCACACGAAAAATGAGCTTTGAAACAAAGCTTTTGCTTTCGCTCATGATGAGAAAGACTGCTCCGAGTGACTCCGATTGTCTACAGGGATTGCAGTGCACCAGAGATGAAACAGAGTTGTGTTGAAAAAGGTTGCAGATTAACGGCGTGGAGGTGCGGAGCTGAAGACAGAAAAGAGAGTGGGATGAGctgctagtaaaaaaaaaaaaaaaacacctctccGTTTTACAGGTACTGCTGCAAATAGACTCGATTCGGTGTAGTATAGTCCATTACACAAGTACCAGTCTGAGGTTCGCAGTATTACGTCAGTTTTAATATCAGTAAAATGTGCTGTGGATATTGTAGAGATTGGTTGACTAATGCCTGCTGGTAATTAacttgaagaaaaaaattaaagaaatgtagCTTATTTATATCAGTGTCTGTTCTTAActattttgttaaatataaaattggcAG
Coding sequences:
- the twist1b gene encoding twist-related protein 1b → MPDEAVQDGSSCPVSPADSVPSSSEGELERHTKKSARKRRSSRKDAEDSDSSVPGKRGKKSCSGSGGSSGSPPSLEELHSQRVMANVRERQRTQSLNEAFAALRKIIPTLPSDKLSKIQTLKLAARYIDFLYQVLQSDELDSKMASCSYVAHERLSYAFSVWRMEGAWSMSASH